Proteins encoded together in one Labrus bergylta chromosome 20, fLabBer1.1, whole genome shotgun sequence window:
- the LOC109983785 gene encoding dnaJ homolog subfamily C member 13 isoform X4, translating to MNVVKENTDLACFYTTKHSWRGKYKRVFSVGTHGITTYNPTTLEVTNQWPYGDICGIGPVGKGQGTEFNLTFRKGTGKKSETLKFSTEHRTELLTEALRFRTEFSEGKITGRRFNCYKHHWSDTRKPVSLEVTPGGIDQIDPQTNRVVCSYDYRNVEGFVEVSDYQGGFCILYGGFSRLHLFASENRDEIIRSAIEHAGNFIGITLRLRKEALTFEDFVTDRLGKYSSDESITSLAEFVVQKITSRHPEPVKRILCLTETCLVERDPASYNIVTLKPFGEVFSLICDADNPQVFTVEFIRGQIRKFSSTERDSLLASLLDGVRASGNRDVCVKMAPTRRGQRWGLLSMPVDEEVESLHLKFLAAPPNGNFADAVFRFNANISYSGVLHAVTQDGLFSENKEKLINNAILALLSQEAELPALNAELESHFQAIRRLVASKAGFQAFTQLPKSGQGSGVTDATFREKLGVKTVKALKRNNNGVTHAAVDMLCALMCPMHDDYDLRQEQLNKASLLSSKKFLENLLEKFITNVDHGSGALVISALLDFLTFALCAPYSETTEGQQFDMLLEMVASNGRTLFKLFQHPSMAIVKGAGLVMKAIIEEGDKEIATKMQELALSEGALPRHLHTSLFTISADQRMLTNRQLSRHLVGLWTAENPVAMNLLKRILPTGLLAYLDSSDPVPEKDVDRMHIRDNLKIATDQLNRNKVPEWQLMAGKAAKEVEKFAKEKADLVLMHWRDKMGIAQKEQDRNNLNPNQKPVILRKRRQRIKIEVNWELFYYRFQLDHARSNLIWNLKTREELRDALEGEMRAFSVDRELGSATVISWNHQEFEVRYECLSDEIKIGDYYLRLLLEEDENEESNAIKRSYEFFNELYHRFLLTPKVTMKCLCLQALAIVYGKCYEEIGPFTDTKYIVGMLDRCTDKLERDRLILFLNKLILNRKNVKEVMDSNGVRILVDLLTLAHLHTSRATVPLQSNVLEASPDMKRESEKEWYFGNADKERRGPFSFEEMQEFWSTGVLTAKTRCWAQGMDGWRPLQAIPQLKWCLLASGQAVMNESDLATLILNMLITMCSYYPSRDQDNAIIRPLPKIKRMISDNACLPHIVQLLLTFDPILVEKVANVLYLVMQDNPNLQRLYLTGVFFFIMMYTGSNVLPVARFLKYTHLKQAFKSEESKGQDIVQRSVLGPVLPEAMVCYLENYEAERISEIFLGEFDTPEAIWSSEMRRMMIEKIAAHVADFSPRLQSNTRALYQYCPIPVISFPQLDNELFCNIYYLRHLCDTTRFPNWPIRDAVKLLKDTLEAWKREVEKKPPSMSVDDAYEVLNLPKGQGQHDESKIRKAYFRLAQKYHPDKNPEGRDMFEKVNKAYEFLCTKSARILDGPDPENIILILKTQSILFNRHKEELEPYKYAGYPMLIKTITMETDDGLLFSKTSPLLPAAVELAFHTVNCSALNAEELRRDNGIEVLLEALSRCVAVLTASSKPEDMAVQVCGHICKCYSVAAQFEECREKIIELPNIIRDLCHILFYGKGLSKTAALAVQCVSSFAVDYFLQTHLYHAGVLWHLLVYLFNYDYTLQESGVQANQETNQQEVANSLAKLSLVALSRLGGYVQTPHTPDGNNPVSETNGFVGQPPENPTIRKSLAAMLTPYISRKLGTGSPPEVLKLMNSNSENPYLIWNNGTRAELLEFLEGQQEGNIKRGENDKSFGAEFVFSDHSKELIVGEIFVRVYNEQPTFPLEYPKAFAASLLDYVGSQAQYLHTLLAMSQSNKVESQQHAERLRFAEMALEALRNVIKNNPGSESECIGHFKLLFSLLRVHGAGRVQQLVLEVVNTVTSNQECVSNIAESLVLSNLLLLLHSLPSSRQMVLETLYALTSNTKIVKEAMAKGALIYLLDLFCNCTHPQVRTQTAELFSKMTSDKLVGPKVRLTLMRFLPGVFMDAMRDNAEAAVHIFEGTHENPELIWNDSSRERVSTTVREMMLEHFKQQKDNPDVNWKLPEDFTVACGTGHGEIEVGGVFLRIFIAQPGWVLRKPREFLVSLLETLTELLEKNNPNGEALETVTTAAVCLFSTQTQLADQVPPLGHLPRVLAALNHKNNAVPKSAIRLIHVLSDNELCVRSMASLETIGPLMAGMKCRADMAGLACEALNRMFQKEQTELVAQALRVELVPYLLKLLEGIGLETLDNPSATKAQIVKTLKSMTRSLQFGEQVNEILARSSVWSAFKDQKHDLFISESQTAGYLTGVSTPSLLAASSPLRGGL from the exons ATGAATGTCgtcaaagaaaacacagaccTGGCCTGTTTCTACACCACCAAACACTCCTGGAGGGGAAA GTACAAGCGAGTCTTCTCAGTGGGGACGCATGGCATCACCACTTACAACCCAACCACGCTAGAAGTAACAAATCAG TGGCCTTATGGAGACATCTGTGGCATCGGCCCAGTGGGAAAAGGTCAGGGAACGGAGTTCAACCTCACATTCCGCAAAGGCACCGGCAAGAAGTCTGAAACGCTCAAGTTCTCCACAGAGCATCGGACGGAGCTGCTCACAGAAGCACTG AGATTCAGAACAGAGTTTTCAGAGGGAAAGATAACTGGCAGG CGTTTTAACTGCTACAAGCACCACTGGAGTGACACGAGGAAGCCTGTGAGTTTAGAGGTGACGCCCGGCGGCATCGACCAGATCGACCCGCAGACAAACCGGGTGGTGTGCTCCTATGACTATCGAAACGTAGAGGGCTTCGTGGAGGTCTCCGATTACCAGGGAGGATTCTGCATCCTGTATGGGGGCTTCAGCAGGCTG CATCTGTTCGCCTCAGAGAACCGGGATGAAATCATCCGCAGTGCCATAGAGCATGCTGGGAACTTTATTGGTATCACGCTACGGCTACGGAAGGAGGCGCTGACATTTGAGGACTTTGTGACGGACCGGTTGGGGAAGTACAGCTCAGATGAGAGCATCACCTCGCTGGCTGAGTTTGTGGTGCAGAAGATCACTTCTCGGCACCCG gaGCCTGTTAAGCGTATTCTTTGCCTGACAGAGACGTGTCTAGTGGAGAGAGACCCAGCCTCCTACAACATAGTCACCCTCAAACCCTTTGGAGAG GTATTTTCTCTCATCTGTGACGCAGACAACCCTCAGGTGTTCACAGTTGAGTTCATCAGAGGTCAGATCAGGAAGTTTTCCTCCACAGAAAG agactcccTTTTGGCCAGCCTACTCGATGGAGTCCGAGCATCGGGCAACAGGGATGTTTGTGTCAAAATGGCCCCCACCAGGAGAGGACAAAGATGGGGCCTACTGAGCATGCCTGTGGATGAGGAAGTGGAGAGTTTGCATCTGAAATTTCTGGCAGCACCTCCAA ATGGAAACTTTGCAGATGCAGTGTTCAGATTCAACGCCAACATATCCTACAGTGGAGTGCTGCATGCAGTAACCCAAGAT GGTCTTTTCTCCGAGAACAAAGAGAAGCTCATCAACAACGCCATCCTGGCTCTTTTATCCCAGGAGGCCGAGCTGCCGGCACTTAACGCTGAGCTGGAGAGCCACTTCCAGGCCATCCGAAGATTGGTGGCCTCCAAGGCGGGCTTCCAGGCTTTCACCCAGCTGCCTAA GTCTGGTCAAGGGTCTGGAGTCACAGATGCAAC GTTCAGGGAAAAGTTGGGAGTAAAGACGGTAAAAGCTTTAAAACGGAATAACAACGGTGTGACACACGCTGCTGTAGACATGCTCTGTGCCCTCATGTGT CCGATGCATGATGACTATGACCTGAGGCAGGAGCAGCTGAACAAGGCTTCTCTGCTTTCCTCCAAGAAGTTCCTCGAAAACCTCCTTGAAAAATTCATCACAAATGTG gACCATGGATCAGGAGCCTTGGTCATCAGCGCCTTACTGGACTTCTTAACGTTCGCCCTCTGCGCCCCCTACAGTGAAACCACCGAGGGGCAGCAGTTCGACATGCTGCTTGAGATGGTTGCCTCCAATGGACGCACATTGTTCAAACTCTTTCAG CATCCCTCCATGGCCATAGTGAAGGGAGCAGGTCTGGTGATGAAAGCCATTATTGAG GAGGGAGACAAGGAAATAGCCACGAAAATGCAGGAGCTGGCCCTGAGTGAAGGAGCTCTTCCAAGACATCTGCACACTTCTTTATTTACTATCAGTGCCGATCAGAGGATGCTTACCAACAG gCAGCTGAGTCGTCACCTCGTGGGCCTGTGGACGGCAGAAAACCCCGTCGCCATGAACCTCCTAAAGAGGATACTG CCCACAGGCCTGCTGGCTTACCTGGACAGTTCTGACCCAGTCCCGGAGAAAGATGTGGACAGAATGCACATCCGAGACAACTTGAAAATTGCCACg GACCAGCTTAATCGCAACAAAGTGCCCGAGTGGCAGCTGATGGCGGGCAAAGCAGCCAAAGAGGTGGAGAAGTTTGCCAAGGAGAAGGCCGATCTGGTGCTGATGCACTGGAGGGATAAGATGGGGATTGCCCAGAAAGAG CAGGACAGAAATAACTTG AATCCAAACCAAAAACCGGTCATCCTGCGGAAGAGACGGCAGAGAATTAAGATTGAAGTCAACTGGGAGCTTTTCTACTACAG gttccAGCTTGATCACGCTAGATCCAACCTTATCTGGAACCTGAAAACCAGGGAGGAGCTGCGGGACGCTCTGGAGGGGGAGATGCGTGCCTTCAGCGTGGACCGTGAGCTGGGAAGTGCCACCGTCATCTCCTGGAACCACCAGGAGTTTGAG GTGAGATACGAGTGCCTTTCAGACGAGATAAAGATCGGGGATTATTACCTGCGTCTGCTGCTTGAGGAGGATGAAAATGAAGAATCCAATGCCATCAAGAGATC aTATGAGTTCTTCAATGAACTCTACCATCGCTTTCTGCTGACACCCAAAGTTACGATGAAGTGCCTGTGCCTGCAGGCGCTGGCTATAGTCTACGGCAAATGCTACGAGGAGATTGGCCCCTTCACTGACACTAAATACATTGTGGGAATGCTGGACAGA TGTACAGACAAACTGGAAAGAGACAgactcatcctcttcctcaacAAACTCATTCTCAACAGG AAAAACGTGAAGGAGGTGATGGACTCAAACGGTGTGCGCATTTTGGTGGATCTGCTCACTTTGGCCCATCTTCATACGAGCAGAGCTACAGTGCCCCTGCAG AGCAATGTGCTGGAGGCATCGCCtgacatgaagagagagagtgagaaagagtgGTACTTTGGTAACGCAgacaaggagagaagaggacCGTTCAGTTTTGAGGAG ATGCAGGAGTTTTGGAGCACAGGCGTCCTGACAGCAAAGACACGCTGCTGGGCTCAGGGGATGGACGGttggcgccccctgcaggccatCCCGCAGCTGAAGTGGTGCCTCCTCGCCTCGGGGCAGGCAGTGATGAACGAGTCAGACCTGGCTACATTAATCCTCAACATGCTCATCACCATGTGCTCATACTACCCCAGCAG GGACCAAGACAACGCCATTATCCGCCCATTACCGAAGATAAAGAGGATGATCAGTGACAATGCTTGCCTCCCTCACATTGTCCAG CTGCTGTTGACGTTTGACCCCATCCTGGTGGAGAAGGTAGCTAACGTTCTGTACCTGGTGATGCAGGACAATCCGAACCTGCAGCGCCTCTATTTAACCGgagtcttcttcttcatcatgaTGTACACGGGCTCCAACGTGCTTCCTGTGGCGAG GTTCCTGAAGTACACACATCTGAAACAAGCCTTCAAATCAGAGGAG tCTAAGGGTCAGGACATAGTGCAGCGTAGTGTTCTGGGTCCAGTCCTGCCTGAGGCCATGGTATGTTATCTGGAGAACTACGAGGCCGAACGCATCTCTGAGATATTCCTTGGAGAATTCGACACACCTGAGGCCATTTGGAGCAGCGAGATGAG GCGGATGATGATTGAAAAGATAGCTGCCCACGTGGCTGACTTCAGCCCCAGGCTGCAGAGTAACACGCGGGCCCTCTACCAGTACTGCCCCATCCCTGTGATAAGCTTCCCTCAGCTAGACAACGAGCTCTTCTGCAACATCTACTACCTCAGACACCTGTGTGACACCACCCGTTTCCCCAACTGGCCAATACGAGATGCT GTGAAGCTGCTGAAAGACACACTTGAAGCCTGGAAGAGGGAGGTGGAGAAGAAGCCTCCCTCTATGTCTGTGGATGATGCCTATGAAGTCCTGAACCTCCCTAAAGGACAGGGGCA GCACGATGAGAGTAAAATCAGGAAAGCTTACTTCAGACTGGCACAGAAATACCATCCTGACAAGAACCCAGAGGGGAGA GACATGTTTGAGAAAGTCAACAAAGCCTACGAGTTCCTCTGCACAAAGTCTGCAAGAATCCTGGACGGCCCCGACCCGGAAAacatcatcctcatcctcaaaACTCAAAGCATCCTGTTCAACCGACACAAAGAAG AACTCGAACCGTACAAATACGCTGGTTACCCCATGCTTATAAAAACAATCACCATGGAGACCGATGATGGGCTACTCTTCTCAAAgacctcccctctcctcccggCTGCCGTCGAACTCGCCTTCCACACCGTCAACTGCTCGGCTCTTAATGCAGAGGAGCTGCGCCGCGACAACGGCATCGAG gtgttgttggagGCTCTCTCTCGCTGCGTTGCTGTTTTAACTGCTTCCAGCAAGCCTGAAGACATGGCTGTACAG GTGTGCGGGCACATCTGTAAATGCTACAGTGTCGCAGCCCAGTTTGAGGAATGCAGGGAAAAGATCATCGAGCTGCCAAACATCATCCGAGATCTCTGTCACATCTTGTTCTACGGAAAG GGCCTCTCAAAAACTGCTGCCCTGGCTGTGCAGTGCGTGAGTTCCTTCGCAGTGGATTACTTCCTACAGACCCATCTGTACCACGCCGGCGTGCTCTGGCACTTGCTGGTCTACCTCTTCAACTACGACTACACTCTGCAGGAGAGCGGGGTGCAGGCCAACCAGGAAACAAACCAACAGGAGGTCGCAAACAGTCTCGCCAAGCTCAGCCTCGTCGCTCTCAGCCGTCTGGGAGGCTACGTCCAGACTCCACACACCCCAGACGGGAACAATCCTGTGTCAGAGACTAACGGCTTCGTGGGCCAGCCTCCAGAGAACCCCACCATCCGCAAGAGCTTAGCGGCCATGCTGACACCGTACATCTCAAGGAAGCTGGGAACTGGATCTCCTCCTGAG GTCTTAAAGCTGATGAATAGCAACTCGGAGAACCCTTACTTGATCTGGAACAACGGGACACGAGCCGAGCTGCTGGAGTTCCTGGAGGGTCAGCAGGAGGGAAACATCAAGAGG GGAGAAAATGATAAAAGCTTTGGGGCAGAGTTTGTCTTCAGTGATCACAGCAAAGAGCTGATTGTTGGGGAGATCTTTGTGCGGGTTTACAATGAACAACCAACGTTTCCTCTGGAG TACCCCAAAGCGTTTGCAGCCAGCTTGTTGGACTACGTGGGCTCCCAGGCCCAGTACCTGCACACCCTGCTGGCCATGAGTCAGAGTAACAAGGTTGAGTCCCAGCAGCACGCCGAGAGGCTCCGCTTTGCTGAGATGGCTTTAGAGGCTCTTCGCAATGTCATCAAGAACAACCCTG GTTCAGAGTCGGAGTGCATCGGACATTTCAAACTGCTCTTCTCTTTGTTGCGGGTTCACGGAGCTGGCAGAGTGCAGCAGCTGGTTTTGGAG gTTGTTAATACAGTGACATCAAACCAGGAATGTGTGAGCAACATCGCCGAGTCGCTGGTGTTGTCCAACCTCCTGTTGCTGCTGCACTCGCTCCCCTCCA gCAGACAAATGGTGCTGGAAACCTTGTATGCACTGACTTCCAACACAAAGATTGTCAAAGAGGCTATGGCCAAAG GTGCTCTGATCTACTTGCTAGACCTCTTCTGTAACTGCACACATCCTCAGGTCCGCACACAGACCGCAGAGCTCTTCTCCAAGATGACCTCGGACAAGCTGGTCGGGCCAAAG GTGCGCCTGACGCTGATGCGCTTCCTCCCCGGCGTGTTCATGGACGCCATGCGGGACAATGCAGAGGCAGCGGTGCACATATTCGAGGGAACGCACGAGAACCCTGAACTCATCTGGAACGACAGCTCAAGGGAGAGAGTGTCAACAACTGTGCGGGAGATGATGCTTGA GCACTTTAAACAGCAGAAGGATAATCCTGACGTGAACTGGAAA CTGCCAGAGGACTTCACAGTGGCGTGCGGCACAGGACATGGCGAGATAGAAGTGGGTGGAGTCTTCCTGCGTATCTTCATCGCTCAGCCCGGCTGGGTGCTGCGCAAGCCTCGAGAATTCCTGGTGTCCCTGCTGGAGACGCTGACTGAGCTCCTGGAGAAGAACAACCCCAAT GGCGAGGCCCTTGAGACGGTTACCACAGCGGCGGTGTGTCTGTTCAGCACGCAGACCCAGCTGGCCGACCAGGTCCCTCCTCTGGGTCACCTGCCTCGCGTCCTGGCAGCACTGAACCACAAGAACAACGCCGTGCCCAAGAGCGCCATCCGCCTCATCCATGTGCTGTCAGACAATGAG CTCTGTGTACGCTCCATGGCTTCTCTGGAGACCATCGGACCCCTCATGGCTGGGATGAAATGTCGGGCAGACATGGCCGGGTTGGCCTGTGAAGCTCTCAACCGTATGTTTCAGAAGGAACAGACTGAATTAGTAGCTCAG GCTCTTCGTGTGGAGCTGGTTCCATATCTGCTGAAGCTGCTTGAAGGAATCGGCCTGGAAACACTAGACAACCCGTCCGCTACCAAGGCCCAGATCGTGAAGACTCTCAAGTCCATGACCCGCAGTCTGCAGTTTGGAGAACAG GTGAATGAGATTCTGGCGAGGTCATCAGTCTGGAGTGCCTTCAAAGACCAGAAACACGATCTTTTCATCTCAGAGTCTCAGACCGCTGGATACCTGACAG GGGTTTCCACTCCTTCTCTCCTGGCCGCCAGCAGCCCACTGCGAGGTGGGCTCTAG